From Spirosoma aerolatum, one genomic window encodes:
- a CDS encoding protein kinase domain-containing protein yields the protein MSSDQTQRFNIARYVRVGQLGKGTFSTVYKVIRNGQPQQVYALKVLRESMATPDELQHFREEAQLMQRLNSPSFPQFHEFGQELDYVFIAMEFVEGKSLEEILSTESTLPTIQVCRLIQQIGSALDQLQNQGVVHRDVKPSNLMRRPGGNFVLMDLGIACQSAPLAQPDQAGTPEYMAPERFYEGARLDFTADVYSLGCVIYQCLTGELPIAPGTNFLNALETVLPKPIRAYRSEFPEALDRVILKMLSKEPGNRFRNGAELSTAFASACREVALAKASRLDRPTLKNEASVWYEYAIACLPDNVLLQQEYDSWKQQVFRQDAPYADTVTGTKPKRGPSIGQRPRPFVDNGKAIKKAPVESTSPNRQTGQSGDWLSRRILPGILLLLSGLVLVFFLKEIFFKPAKQPKISNQSAATDSTVTTDTPVYATIAPAEARKLLNKGNDYLLGRNGKSKNPSRAMLYLKRAAYTSDNAIVIEASYAVGSYYATKRQDEKAQFWLKRAAGCESAEAELLLGKLIERQSDSRSYQSTACYWYQRAAQHNNQEAKQAIRRLHCST from the coding sequence ATGAGTTCGGATCAGACCCAGCGGTTTAACATCGCTCGCTACGTTCGCGTTGGCCAGCTTGGAAAAGGGACGTTTAGTACCGTTTACAAAGTAATCCGAAACGGTCAGCCACAACAGGTGTATGCGCTGAAAGTACTGCGAGAGTCTATGGCTACGCCAGACGAACTTCAGCATTTTCGGGAAGAAGCGCAGTTGATGCAACGCCTTAACTCGCCCAGCTTTCCACAATTTCATGAGTTTGGGCAGGAGTTGGATTACGTTTTCATTGCTATGGAGTTTGTCGAAGGAAAAAGCCTGGAGGAGATTCTTAGCACTGAATCGACATTACCGACTATTCAGGTCTGCCGATTAATTCAGCAGATCGGTTCCGCCCTCGATCAGCTCCAGAATCAGGGGGTTGTTCATCGGGACGTAAAGCCGTCGAATCTCATGCGACGCCCAGGTGGAAATTTTGTGTTGATGGATTTGGGAATTGCCTGCCAATCGGCACCACTCGCCCAGCCCGATCAGGCCGGAACTCCCGAATACATGGCTCCCGAACGTTTCTATGAAGGCGCTCGGCTAGACTTTACTGCCGATGTATATAGTCTTGGTTGTGTGATCTATCAGTGCCTGACAGGTGAATTACCCATTGCTCCTGGAACAAATTTTCTGAACGCCCTGGAAACAGTTTTGCCTAAACCAATACGAGCGTATCGATCAGAATTTCCAGAAGCGTTAGACCGGGTTATTTTAAAAATGCTGTCGAAAGAACCGGGCAATCGATTCCGAAACGGAGCCGAATTATCAACTGCTTTCGCTTCTGCCTGTCGGGAAGTGGCTCTTGCCAAGGCCAGCCGTTTGGATCGGCCTACTCTTAAAAATGAGGCCTCGGTTTGGTATGAATATGCGATAGCCTGTCTGCCTGATAACGTTTTATTACAACAGGAATATGATAGCTGGAAACAACAGGTTTTTAGGCAGGATGCTCCGTACGCTGACACGGTGACCGGAACGAAGCCAAAACGTGGCCCATCAATTGGCCAGCGTCCTCGTCCGTTTGTTGATAACGGAAAAGCGATAAAGAAAGCTCCCGTCGAATCAACATCTCCGAATCGACAAACGGGCCAGTCCGGCGACTGGCTATCTAGACGAATTTTGCCGGGTATTTTACTGCTTTTGAGTGGGTTGGTTTTAGTTTTTTTTCTTAAGGAAATTTTCTTCAAACCCGCTAAGCAGCCCAAAATAAGTAACCAGTCTGCTGCTACAGATTCGACGGTAACAACGGATACACCAGTTTATGCAACGATTGCCCCCGCAGAGGCTCGAAAGCTTTTGAATAAGGGTAATGATTATCTGTTAGGGCGAAACGGTAAGTCCAAAAACCCATCCAGAGCGATGCTATATTTGAAACGGGCAGCTTATACATCCGATAATGCCATAGTGATTGAAGCCAGCTATGCGGTTGGCAGTTATTACGCTACGAAAAGGCAGGATGAGAAGGCCCAGTTCTGGCTCAAGCGGGCTGCGGGCTGCGAGAGTGCTGAAGCAGAATTATTGTTAGGTAAGCTTATTGAACGGCAATCGGATAGTCGATCTTATCAATCAACGGCCTGCTACTGGTATCAACGGGCCGCCCAGCACAATAACCAGGAAGCCAAACAGGCCATCAGGAGATTACATTGCTCTACTTGA
- a CDS encoding WG repeat-containing protein has protein sequence MNYEQFLQRFRYHTSRDFIGQGGFGTVYRAFDTELQQFVAIKSAKVNPTGPNVSLQKEVDLTNQLPEHPNLVRYLEHHRFDLPGVGTYDYGVMSFYEGGNLSQLLAARSLTSTEKEEVAISILRGLQHLHTHKIIHRDLKPANILIDNEGNRLVAKISDFGLGRTVLNDNSAFSNSTVGGSPHYMAPEQLTNGKMRINVDLWAYGVLLYELYTGERPFQLSLQVPDSEMNRAEVLRRIANAELPANLSELDEPYQTIIRRCLVKDIDQRVQKADELLLFWETAHRREEIYREKRQIANRLLELGSAEAAKLLYLELTAENKADPLVRERLTGLISGQPSGNLETQVWVEVAPEETDHTESFVFRPDQQAPIILEEYETVGSFCNGLAIVGKRSKLGSIKYGFINLSGKLVIPAEYEEANDFVEGLARVRKNLSTNYGFINQQGEPVLSLEYNDCRSFSEGLAAVRKGYKFGYIDKKGQTVISFEYDKAREFRGGLALVSQKRKWGHIDTVGNTRIPLQYDMAGDFHNDLAMVMIDGKYGYINRSNEVVIPLRYSMAYDFSDGFALVEQGNKRGFFTTEGEMIIGFGEYDAMDSFSEGVAGVAKGGVWGYINTEGRLIVPLQFERVWPFSDRLAAVQNNGKIGFINKKGKVMIPFSYNNATYFSEGIAKLIRVESSFLRTKNYIDFIDRTGQKLLACTTRS, from the coding sequence ATGAATTACGAACAGTTTTTGCAACGCTTTCGCTATCACACCAGTCGCGATTTTATTGGTCAGGGTGGCTTTGGTACGGTATATCGCGCTTTCGATACGGAACTTCAGCAGTTTGTTGCCATCAAATCGGCAAAGGTTAATCCGACGGGGCCAAATGTGTCGCTTCAAAAAGAAGTAGACCTGACCAATCAACTACCAGAACACCCCAATTTGGTCCGTTATCTGGAACACCACCGGTTCGATCTGCCTGGTGTAGGCACATACGATTATGGGGTTATGTCTTTTTATGAAGGTGGGAATTTAAGCCAGTTATTGGCCGCTCGTTCGCTAACCTCAACCGAAAAAGAAGAAGTAGCCATTAGCATTTTGAGGGGCTTACAGCATTTGCATACCCACAAGATTATTCATCGGGATTTAAAGCCAGCTAACATCCTGATTGATAATGAAGGGAACCGATTAGTGGCTAAAATTTCAGATTTCGGTCTGGGGCGTACTGTATTGAACGATAATAGTGCCTTTTCGAATAGTACAGTGGGTGGCTCGCCACACTATATGGCACCTGAGCAGCTAACGAATGGGAAAATGCGGATTAACGTTGACTTATGGGCATATGGTGTGTTGCTGTATGAATTGTATACGGGCGAACGACCTTTCCAGCTTAGCCTGCAAGTGCCCGATTCTGAAATGAATAGAGCGGAAGTACTTCGCAGAATTGCTAACGCTGAACTGCCTGCTAATTTATCGGAACTGGATGAACCTTACCAGACGATAATCCGACGCTGTTTGGTGAAAGATATTGATCAGCGTGTGCAGAAAGCCGACGAGCTACTGCTCTTTTGGGAGACCGCTCACCGACGGGAAGAAATCTATCGGGAAAAGCGACAAATTGCCAACCGATTATTAGAACTGGGATCAGCAGAAGCAGCGAAGCTACTTTATTTGGAATTGACTGCCGAAAATAAGGCCGATCCGCTCGTTCGGGAGCGCCTTACGGGCTTGATAAGTGGTCAGCCAAGTGGCAATCTGGAAACCCAGGTATGGGTAGAAGTGGCACCAGAGGAGACGGACCATACCGAATCTTTTGTTTTTCGGCCTGACCAGCAGGCTCCAATCATACTAGAAGAGTATGAAACAGTAGGTAGTTTTTGCAATGGATTGGCCATAGTAGGAAAACGTAGTAAACTAGGGTCCATTAAATACGGGTTCATTAATTTATCAGGCAAACTGGTTATCCCGGCAGAGTATGAAGAAGCCAACGATTTTGTGGAAGGCCTGGCAAGAGTTCGCAAAAATTTATCAACTAACTATGGGTTTATAAACCAGCAAGGAGAACCAGTACTCTCTTTAGAGTACAATGACTGTCGATCTTTTTCCGAAGGCTTAGCTGCCGTTAGAAAAGGCTATAAATTTGGCTACATTGATAAAAAAGGCCAAACAGTTATCTCATTTGAATATGATAAAGCACGTGAATTCCGGGGCGGATTGGCTTTAGTCAGTCAAAAAAGGAAGTGGGGCCATATTGATACAGTAGGAAATACCCGTATACCATTACAGTACGATATGGCAGGTGATTTTCACAACGACCTGGCGATGGTAATGATCGATGGGAAGTATGGATATATTAATCGATCTAATGAAGTTGTGATTCCACTGCGTTATAGTATGGCCTACGATTTCTCAGATGGGTTTGCATTAGTGGAACAAGGCAACAAACGAGGCTTTTTTACGACGGAAGGGGAAATGATAATCGGCTTTGGAGAGTATGATGCAATGGATAGCTTTTCCGAAGGGGTAGCCGGTGTCGCCAAAGGAGGTGTGTGGGGCTATATTAATACAGAAGGGAGATTGATAGTGCCGCTTCAATTTGAGAGAGTCTGGCCTTTTTCGGATAGGCTGGCGGCAGTACAAAACAACGGTAAGATTGGCTTTATCAATAAAAAAGGGAAAGTGATGATTCCATTTAGTTACAACAATGCAACTTATTTTTCGGAAGGAATAGCTAAACTAATCAGAGTCGAAAGCTCTTTTCTTCGTACTAAAAACTATATTGATTTTATTGACAGAACCGGCCAAAAGTTACTTGCATGCACCACTCGTTCATAA